The DNA region CTGGACGACAGCGCCCATCGGGAACGGCTGAGCCAATCGGGGCGAGACCGTATCGGCGGTCCAGGCGCCATGCAGGCGATCCTGGCCGTACTCCTCGGCCCTTAGGCGTCCTGCTTCTTGCCGGTCTCAGGATCGAGCAGGCGGTGCAGGTGCACGATGAAGTACCGCGTCTGCGCGCTATCGACGGTCATCTGCGCCTTCTGCCGCCAGGCAGCGAGCGCACTGGCATAATTGGGGTAGAGACCGACGATATCCACCTTGTCGAGGTCGCTAAAGGTGATCCCTTCGATGCTCGACAATTCGCCGCCGATCACCAGGTGAAGGAGTTGCTTTGGTTCTTGTTCGGCCATTGCATTGAGTCCGTAGTTCAGGAGGAGGAGGCGCTGCTCTGGTCTTGAGCGGGGCAGCCATAGACCTTGATCAGCGCGGCGTGGACAGCGGGTTTTAGGCTCATGTCGCTGAGCGCTGCAAGGGCCCCGTGGCGCACATCTCGTTTGTTGAAAATGGGGAAGCCGGTGCAGACATCGGCGAATTCGATACCGGCCTCGGCCAGGATCAGCGCAGCCGCCGCGATGTCCCAATCCTGCGAGCCACGACGGGAAACCGCGCCATCGAGCTTGCCGGTTGCCACCTGCACCAGCCGGTACGCCAGCGAGGGGTAGCTGGGGCCACGCGTATAGTGGAGACCGGCCGCCTGCATTTCCTGGTGCACTGCGCCAGGCGCCGGGATCAATGGCGGCGCTCCCGCCCGACGCCGCCGGACCATTGGCTGCTGGTTGAGCCGGGCGCCGCCGCCTTTAATTGCATCATACAGCTCGTCACGTGCCGGCGCGTAGATCACGCCGGCGACCGGGACACCCTGTTCCACTACCGCCAGGCACACCGTCCAGCTGTCTTCCCCGCGCAGGAAGCCGCGCGTGCCATCGATTGGATCAACGACAAAGACCCGCTCGGCGCCGAGCCGACTCGGATTGTCAGCGGTCTCTTCGCTGAGCCAGCCATAATCCGGGCGCGCCGCCAGCAGGGACGCGGCAAGATAACGGTCCACCAGAATGTCGGCTTCGCTGACGGGCGTCGCATTCTCCTTGGTCCAGGTCTTGATGTCCCTGCGGAAAAAGCCCATCGCGATGATCCCAGCCGACACCGCAGCGCTGCGGAGCAGGTCAAGGTCGTCCTGGTAGGTGCTGGGCGGCGTGGGCATCGGGGCGCTTGTAGGCGTGGCGTGCCCTGGCGGCAAGGGGCGCCGTCATGCGGCGCCCTTTGGGCTGTGGAGGGCAGGGTTAATGGGTCGCCACCGGGTGGGGTTAATCGGCTCCTACACCAGTTGAGGTCCTGCTAACCCTCACGGAAAACAAGATAAACTTAACCGAACCGATTAAGGTGCCGGGTAAGGGAGCGCGCTATGGTGGACCCACAAAAGAGAGCACCAAAAACCAGCTCTCGAAGTTAGCAGGAAGGCGTATTCAAGATGCATCACGGCGTGGCGATGGAAGGCACCTCGGTCGTTCTGGCGTTTGCCCAGCCCGTTCTGGCAGACCGCCGGTTCGTGGCAGCCAACGACAACGGCCCCAAGGATCCGGTCAAGACCGTAACCGTGCGTCGCATGCTCGAGCAGAGCGGCGTGGCCATCAAGATCAAGGTCCCCGTAACCGAGTTCATCGGCGTGGCCGTTGCAACCTCCATTTCCGAGGAGGGTGTACTGACCAGCGCGATCGAACTCGTCCATGAGGACAGCGAACTCAACTACCGGGTCTTCGAAGAAGAAGGGAACCACAACGTGGTGGCCGAATGGCAGAACTGGGGCAAGAAGCTCCGGCTGCCGCTCTTCATCAAGGCAGGCGACGGTGCCTACATGCCCTATTCGCAGCAGGTCGATGGCGTCATGGTGGGCTCCAGTGCCTCCCGCCGACGTCTGGCCGCCGAAGCCAATCGCCGTCCCCGCTTCCTCAACCGGCGCAAGCCCGGCCAGATCGAAGCTAACTAAGCAGTCGACTGCTCCTCCAAAGCACGGCGAAAGGGTTGACCAGTGGTGCGGTCAGCCCTTTCGGCGTTTTTAGCCCTTAAGTGCCACCCGAATTCGCTGTCACCCCCGGCACTCCAGTGTTGGCAGGGTCGCTGGCTACCAAACCCAGTCTGCCAGGAACGCCAGCGTCAGTGCCAAGCCCAGCCCAGCATAATGGTTGGAGCGAAAGCGCAGCAAGGGATTGCCGGGCTCATTGCCGTCCAGCGTCTGCACTTGCCAGGCCAACAGGCCTGCCACCACCAGAGACAAAACGGCAAAGACGATGCCGGCACCAGCCAGCGTCGCTGCTGCGAGCCAGAGCACATAAGCGCCTGCATAGAACCCGCCTA from Devosia sp. RR2S18 includes:
- a CDS encoding DUF4170 domain-containing protein, yielding MAEQEPKQLLHLVIGGELSSIEGITFSDLDKVDIVGLYPNYASALAAWRQKAQMTVDSAQTRYFIVHLHRLLDPETGKKQDA
- a CDS encoding 3'(2'),5'-bisphosphate nucleotidase CysQ → MPTPPSTYQDDLDLLRSAAVSAGIIAMGFFRRDIKTWTKENATPVSEADILVDRYLAASLLAARPDYGWLSEETADNPSRLGAERVFVVDPIDGTRGFLRGEDSWTVCLAVVEQGVPVAGVIYAPARDELYDAIKGGGARLNQQPMVRRRRAGAPPLIPAPGAVHQEMQAAGLHYTRGPSYPSLAYRLVQVATGKLDGAVSRRGSQDWDIAAAALILAEAGIEFADVCTGFPIFNKRDVRHGALAALSDMSLKPAVHAALIKVYGCPAQDQSSASSS
- a CDS encoding DUF6101 family protein, translating into MHHGVAMEGTSVVLAFAQPVLADRRFVAANDNGPKDPVKTVTVRRMLEQSGVAIKIKVPVTEFIGVAVATSISEEGVLTSAIELVHEDSELNYRVFEEEGNHNVVAEWQNWGKKLRLPLFIKAGDGAYMPYSQQVDGVMVGSSASRRRLAAEANRRPRFLNRRKPGQIEAN